From the genome of Musa acuminata AAA Group cultivar baxijiao unplaced genomic scaffold, Cavendish_Baxijiao_AAA HiC_scaffold_780, whole genome shotgun sequence:
ATATCCCCGTCTAACTCTGGTCATTGAATCAAATTAAACCTTAATGAATAACTAATTGATTTCGATTCTTTCAGTCATCCTTTTCCCCTCTCACGGTCGATTAATAACAAAACGGATTATtccgatatataaaatataaattccaaTGGCTTTTGCTACTATAACCTTCCTGACCACAATTTTTTATTCCGTCCAGGCATTTCACCTgcaaataagaaattataatgatactCAAAAAAAATAGTGGGTTCCATCGTTTCTATGGTTACTTCTTAAACGGTGAGGTCCTCTCTATACACCGGAGCCTCTTCTTTCATTTAACCAAATGGTATTGTGAACTTGTATAGTTCACACTCTTTGGCTCTACCCATCAATTATAGAGTAATAACTCTTTTCACACTAAGAGTTATCTATACAGTGACGGCATTTAATTAGGAAAGTTGGCTAGGTAGCTGACCCTCTTAGTCCGCTCTTTTAACAATAGgcgcataatctttttgcttcttataataCTATTTCCTCCGCTTAATGGATAACTATTTGCTACCAATGGGGAATTGCTTTTCATCTCAAATCTAGGTGATTGGATTTGCACCAATGGAAACCATAAATTCCATACACAATATAGGTATATGATAGATCTTTTCCATTTACCCTATTCATTGGTACCGGTCATTGACACTGGAAAAATTGTCTCATTTGTTCGAACTCATGATCTGAACGAGTCGCACATACACCCTAGTACATGTTCCTCGACGCTGAGGACATCCTCTAAGAGCGGGAGATTTCGTAACATTTCTTATCGGCTGTCTTGCGTTTCTAATAAGTTGTTTAATAGTTGGcatgtcgtatatatatatatgtatatatagaattaGAATGGAATGGGTTGGTTTAGATCGATCTTAACCTGATGATTggattgatgattatgaattttttCTATTCAATACCAAATCACAGAAAATTCGAATTATGGTTTGAAATGGATTTACACGAAATCCCCGGTATTTTCATTTTCGACCGCTACGAGATCAACAATGCCATGAGCTTGGGCTTCTGTTGCTGACATAAAAACATCCCTTTCCATGTCTTCGGATACAACCCATAAAGGCTTGCCCGTTCTTTGTACATAAACCTTTGTGAGGGTTTCACGAAGTTTCAGTAGTTCTTCCATTTCCAGGACAAATTCCCCTGTTcgtgattcataaaaagaactagcaggttgatgaatcatgaccctaaatatattgatattgatataACATCATGAACGGTTCCTCTATCTCGTATGATTGGGCTAATgtaagggataaaaaaaaaataacaagaagaaattgaACAACCGTACAGGCATCTTCTGTGCGTTGCATACGGCTCCGCAATGGAATttacttttttcttctcttctattctatctaagaaagaaagagaatccaTCTGATTCAGATCGTTGAATGATCCATTTACCACCCTTCCTTTCGTAGGAGTCAAAAATACTATGATGGTTCTGTTGCTTTATATATTTATCTCGTCTGTGATTTAGCAATCCCAAAGTGCCTTTCTGATACGATCAAATAAGGAaaactgatctttttttttttcattttcgtaCTCTTCCATAACATAAATATCAGAAAGAAACTTCTGGTGTGGAAGAAAAATGGTTTGTGACGCTGAAATGTACCCCCGACACATAAAATCAACAAATCGGAAATAACCTTTGTTTCATACTACTATCTCGATACAAAATCTCATGTTATGAAAAAACAATAATGGTTTGTTCATATCGAACTCGAAGTGCCATGCTATTATTACTTATTATTCATATTCAATATGGCGAAGGCatagtctttcttttttttttcaaataaaaactcATTGGCGCCAAGCGTGAGGGAATGCTAGACGTTTGGTAATTTCTCCTCCGATCAGAATGAAAGATCCCATAGAAGCGGCTAACCCCATGCATATTGTATGCACATCGGGTGGCACAAATTGCATAGTATCATAAATAGCTATTCCTGATACTACCCATCCGCCGGGAGAgtttataaacaaaaaaagatcCCTAGTATTATCTTCTATACTGAGATATACCATGAGACCAACAATTTGATTTGAGATCTCGCTATTAACCTCTTGACCTAAAAAAAGTAATCTTTCTCGATGAAGTCGGTTGATTAGGACAAaattggttcctttaggaactgtaCGTGCACCTTTGGATGCATACGGTTCAAAAAAATTGCGAAAAAAGAATCAATGTGTCGATTccagttctattttttttttttttttttctgtaataggtttttgtttttctaataaAGCTTCCATTTTTAAAAAGACATGAGATGAGTTTTGGCTTCCTTAcctataaaaaaagaatttactGAACTTATTGAAATTGAACAAATCTCTCTCATTGATGTATTGTTTCATCGACATTCAAATCACGatgtaattttcttgtttctgaaTGGGCCTTTTCAATTCTTTTAGGTTCATGTTCTACTCCGGGAAAAGATCTGTCCGAATTCCATTTGCACATATAGGGCAAATGGTCTCAGTACCACTTCTTTTTGTtacgacttttttttttcaattcgttTCATGCCTTTCCCCAATCATTCGATGTACTCATCATACTATTCCGTTGGTTATTGGTTGGACGTTTGAAATCACTCCTATAATAAGGATAAGAATCGTTTATGATACAAGCGGTAATCATACATTACATGGATTACCAATTTGGTATTTTCTGAACGGAGCctggatactttattactttattttatctggatactttattactttattttatttttatttttccaagtCAACCATAAATTCTCCTAATTgatcctcaaaataaataaattgatctaaTTGCACTTCACGCTCCGAATGATTGATGGTTCACTCAATACAATATTTCTTAGGCGAAACAGAGGATATTTCGATCGAGGGAGAGAGAACGGGTAAATTCCATATAACCCAATATGTCTGACAAGTCGCACTATAAGTCAACCCAAACTGCATCTTCCTCTCCAGGACTCCGAAAAGGTACTTTTGGAACACCAACGGgcattaaattaaagaaaaaattgagTACTATACTTCACTTTAATGTGGAAACATAACAATGGCTTTATCGTCTTCATCCCTTTTTCTGTTTATTGTATTTTATACATAGATTTTTATACATAAATTGGAAGGTTTATTTTATAGAGTAAGACAGAATGAATAAAGAAAAATTTTAACTAACGGATCAATCGTTGGAGTAATAAACAAGTATCTATGCATTCGTTTCCCGAAAGTAGAACTAATCCTCCCATTGCGTATTGGTACTTATCGGGTATAGAATAGATCTGCTTCTCTTTGTTCTTACGAACAGAATTGTTCCATTATTTTCAATGGAACGGAATAAAAATTAACCCTTTCTCATACGGAATCTACTGAAAAGGTTAGATACATAGTATAGTCTTTTCCAATGCGATAAAATAAAGTGACATAGTgtctatttttctttgataaaGGGGTATTTCCATGGGTTTGCCTTGGTATCGTGTTCATACTGTCGTATTGAATGATCCCGGTCGATTGCTTTCTGTCCATATAATGCATACAGCCCTAGTTGCTGGTTGGGCCGGTTCGATGGCTTTATACGAATTAGCGGTTTTTGATCCCTCTGACCCCGCTCTTGATCCAATGTGGAGACAAGGTATGTTCGTTATACCCTTCATGACTCGTTTAGGAATAACCAATTCGTGGGGTGGTTGGAGTATTTCAGGAGGAACTGTAACGAATCCCGGTATTTGGAGTTATGAAGGTGTGGCAGGGGCACATATTGTGTTTTCTGGCTTGTGCTTCTTGGCAGCTATCTGGCATTGGGTGTATTGGGACCTAGAAATATTCTGTGATGAACGTACGGGCAAACCATCTTTGGATTTGCCTAAGATCTTTGGAATTCATTTATTTCTCTCAGGGTTGGCTTGCTTTGGCTTTGGCGCATTTCATGTAACAGGTTTGTATGGTCCTGGAATATGGGTGTCCGATCCTTATGGACTAACTGGAAAAGTACAACCCGTAAGTCCAGCGTGGGGCGCAGAAGGCTTTGATCCTTTTGTTCCCGGAGGAATAGCCTCTCATCATATTGCAGCGGGTACATTGGGCATATTAGCAGGCTTATTCCATCTTAGTGTCCGTCCGCCTCAACGTCTATACAAAGGATTACGTATGGGCAATATTGAAACTGTACTTTCCAGTAGTATCGCTGCTGTTTTTTTTGCAGCTTTCGTTGTTGCTGGAACTATGTGGTATGGTTCAGCAACTACCCCAATCGAATTATTTGGTCCCACTCGTTATCAGTGGGATCAGGGATACTTTCAGCAAGAAATATATCGAAGAGTTAGCGCCGGACTAGCCCAAAATCTGAGTTTATCGGAAGCTTGGTCTAAAATTCCCGAAAAATTAGCTTTTTATGATTACATTGGTAATAATCCAGCAAAAGGGGGATTATTCAGAGCAGGGTCAATGGACAACGGGGATGGAATAGCTGTTGGGTGGTTAGGACACCCCGTCTTTAGAGATAAAGAAGGGCGCGAGCTTTTTGTACGTCGTATGCCTACCTTTTTTGAAACATTTCCGGTAGTTTTGGTAGATGGAGACGGAATTGTTAGAGCCGATGTTCCTTTTAGAAGGGCAGAATCAAAGTATAGTGTTGAACAAGTAGGTGTAACTGTTGAGTTCTATGGTGGCGAACTCAATGGAGTCAGTTATAGTGATCCTGCGACTGTAAAAAAATATGCTAGACGTGCCCAATTAGGTGAAATTTTTGAATTAGATCGGGCTACTTTGAAATCTGATGGCGTTTTTCGTAGCAGTCCAAGGGGTTGGTTCACTTTTGGCCATGCTACGTTTGCTTTGCTCTTCTTTTTCGGACACATTTGGCATGGCGCTAGAACCTTGTTCAGAGATGTTTTTGCTGGCATTGATCCAGATTTGGATGCTCAAGTGGAATTTGGAGCATTCCAAAAACTTGGGGATCCAACTACAAAGAGACAAGTAGTCTGATACAACATTGCTCTGGTATCTTTCGCCtctttttttgatttgacatagggTTAGGGTACTGAAGAAATCTTGACTTGAATCACCATCTTTTCTTtgactctttccttttctttatatggTAAATGATGCCAAATGAATAGGTGTGGAAGCTATAATTGTAAACCACGATCGAATCTATGGAAGCATTGGTTTATACATTCCTTTTAGTCTCGACTTTAGGGATAATTTTTTTCGCTATCTTTTTTCGAGAACCGCCTAAGGTTCCaactaaaaaatgaaataatttttcattatctCAGTTGAAGTAATGAGTCTCCCCATATGGGAGGCTCATTACTTCAACTAGTCCCC
Proteins encoded in this window:
- the LOC135663987 gene encoding photosystem II CP47 reaction center protein gives rise to the protein MGLPWYRVHTVVLNDPGRLLSVHIMHTALVAGWAGSMALYELAVFDPSDPALDPMWRQGMFVIPFMTRLGITNSWGGWSISGGTVTNPGIWSYEGVAGAHIVFSGLCFLAAIWHWVYWDLEIFCDERTGKPSLDLPKIFGIHLFLSGLACFGFGAFHVTGLYGPGIWVSDPYGLTGKVQPVSPAWGAEGFDPFVPGGIASHHIAAGTLGILAGLFHLSVRPPQRLYKGLRMGNIETVLSSSIAAVFFAAFVVAGTMWYGSATTPIELFGPTRYQWDQGYFQQEIYRRVSAGLAQNLSLSEAWSKIPEKLAFYDYIGNNPAKGGLFRAGSMDNGDGIAVGWLGHPVFRDKEGRELFVRRMPTFFETFPVVLVDGDGIVRADVPFRRAESKYSVEQVGVTVEFYGGELNGVSYSDPATVKKYARRAQLGEIFELDRATLKSDGVFRSSPRGWFTFGHATFALLFFFGHIWHGARTLFRDVFAGIDPDLDAQVEFGAFQKLGDPTTKRQVV